The Phyllopteryx taeniolatus isolate TA_2022b chromosome 7, UOR_Ptae_1.2, whole genome shotgun sequence genome has a segment encoding these proteins:
- the ccl25b gene encoding C-C motif chemokine 25b, protein MNVSQQPTRTATADMKFQSLLFLVLVICTAVCVAQGSYGNCCLDYVRRMNVRAKKNVESYRMQETDGDCNISAVVFTMKHRSGRKTPRTVCANPDHLWVQELKEIVRLRMMAQN, encoded by the exons ATGAATGTCAGTCAGCAG CCAACCAGAACAGCAACAGCAGACATGAAATTCCAATCTCTTTTGTTCCTCGTGCTGGTCATCTGCACCGCAGTGTGTGTGGCACAAG GTTCTTACGGTAACTGCTGCCTGGACTATGTGCGCAGGATGAATGTGCGTGCAAAGAAAAACGTTGAGAGCTACAGGATGCAGGAAACAGATGGTGATTGCAACATCAGTGCTGTTGT gtttACGATGAAGCACAGGTCTGGACGTAAAACCCCTCGCACGGTCTGCGCCAACCCAGACCACCTTTGGGTCCAGGAGTTGAAGGAGATTGTGAGGTTGAGGATGATGGCTCAGAATTAG